The Mugil cephalus isolate CIBA_MC_2020 chromosome 19, CIBA_Mcephalus_1.1, whole genome shotgun sequence genome has a window encoding:
- the rad1 gene encoding cell cycle checkpoint protein RAD1: MPLSTQSEGEDEQYVLVACLDNARNLSNILKAITFKDHAIFTATTNGLKVTVEETKCLQANAFIQAEVFQEFTIKEELVGFQINLTVLMDCLNIFGGSTSPGISTALRMCYRGYGYPLTLFLEEGGVVTVCKINTQEPEEPIDFEFCSANVTNKVILQSESLKEAFSELDMTSEVLQITMSPNQPYFRLSTFGNAGNAHYDYSKDSDMMELFRCDETQTNRYKMSLLKPTTKALALSCKVSVRTDNRGFLSLQYLVRNDDGQICFVEFYCCPDEEVDEDM; the protein is encoded by the exons ATGCCTCTGTCCACCCAGTCTGAGGGGGAGGATGAACAGTACGTGCTGGTGGCCTGTCTGGACAATGCTCGGAATCTCTCCAACATACTGAAAGCCATCACCTTCAAAGACCATGCAATCTTCACTGCCACAACCAACGGGCTGAAAGTCACTGTGGAGGAAACCAAATGTCTGCAAGCCAACGCCTTCATACAG GCCGAGGTCTTCCAAGAGTTCACCATAAAGGAAGAGCTGGTGGGTTTTCAGATCAACCTCACTGTCCTGATGGACTGCCTCAACATCTTTGGAGGAAGCACATCACCAG GGATATCGACAGCCTTGCGGATGTGCTACAGAGGCTATGGTTACCCTCTGACGCTGTTCCTGGAGGAGGGTGGAGTGGTGACTGTTTGCAAGATTAACACACAAGAACCAGAGGAGCCGATTGACTTTGAGTTCTGCAGCGCAAATGTCACAAACAAG GTGATCCTGCAGTCGGAGAGTCTGAAGGAAGCCTTCTCTGAACTCGACATGACCAGTGAGGTGCTACAGATCACCATGTCTCCCAACCAGCCGTACTTCAG ACTGTCTACGTTTGGGAACGCTGGAAATGCTCATTACGATTATTCCAAAGATTCAGACATGATGGAGCTGTTCCGGTGCGACGAGACTCAAACCAACAG ATACAAGATGTCTCTGCTGAAGCCGACCACCAAGGCCTTGGCTTTATCCTGCAAAGTCTCAGTGAGGACAGACAATCGGGGCTTCCTGTCTCTGCAGTACCTCGTCAGGAACGACGACGGACAGATCTGCTTCGTGGAGTTTTACTGTTGCCCCGATGAGGAGGTGGACGAGGATATGTGA
- the bxdc2 gene encoding ribosome biogenesis protein BRX1 homolog isoform X2: MSTFKRKRGGQGAQDKKAKKVKFVAGEVETPGEVEQTEINEITVPAPVSLGKWTNKERVLIFSSRGVNFRTRHLMNDLRTIMPHSKADTKMDRKDKLFVVNEVCEIKNCNKCLFFEAKKKQDLYMWISNTPHGPSAKFLVQNIHTLAELKMTGNCLKGSRPLLSFDPKFDKEPHYALLKELFTQTFSTPRYHPKSQPFVDHIFTFTIADNRIWFRNYQIIEEDASIVEIGPRFVLNLIKIFQGSFGGPTLYENPYFKSPNMHRRELRLAAAAKVREKQMVKEMHKMKRTETKEDLNKDVTADVFLTPAEEKPVHIETEAPAPKATKKKKAFKRQRMKMGRR; this comes from the exons ATGTCGACGTTCAAGAGAAAACGTGGAGGACAGGGTGCTCAAGATAAAAAGGcgaaaaaagtcaaatttgtCGCAGGCGAAGTAGAAACACCTGGGGAAGTTGAACAAACGGAGATAAATGAAATCACAGTCCCAGCACCGGTCTCGTTG GGCAAATGGACCAACAAGGAAAGGGTCCTCATTTTCTCCTCGAGAGGGGTCAACTTCAGAACAAGACATCTGATGAACGACCTGAGGACCATCATGCCTCATTCAAAAGCAG ACACCAAAATGGACAGGAAGGACAAGCTGTTTGTTGTTAACGAG GTGTGCGAAAtcaaaaactgcaacaaatgcCTCTTTTTTGAGGCGAAGAAGAAGCAGGACCTCTACATGTG GATATCAAACACCCCCCACGGACCTTCAGCCAAGTTTCTTGTTCAGAACA TTCATACGCTGGCTGAACTCAAAATGACAGGAAACTGCCTGAAAGGATCCAGACCGCTGCTCTCCTTTGACCCC AAATTTGACAAGGAGCCCCACTATGCTTTACTGAAGGAGCTCTTCACCCAG ACTTTTTCCACTCCGCGCTACCACCCCAAGAGTCAGCCTTTCGTGGACCACATCTTCACATTCACCATCGCAGACAACAGGATATGGTTTAGGAACTACCAG ATCATTGAGGAGGACGCCTCTATAGTGGAGATCGGACCTCGCTTTGTCCTCAACCTAATAAAGATCTTTCAGGGGAGCTTCGGAGGGCCGACTCTCTATGAAAACCCGTACTTCAAGTCTCCAAACATG CACCGGAGAGAGCTCCGACTGGCAGCCGCAGCCAAGGTCCGCGAGAAGCAGATGGTGAAGGAGATGCATAAAATGAAGAGGACAGAAACAAAGGAGGACTTGAACAAAGACGTCACGGCCGACGTCTTCCTCACGCCCGCGGAGGAGAAGCCCGTTCACATCGAGACGGAAGCACCTGCGCCCAAAgcgacgaagaagaagaaagctttCAAAAGACAGAGGATGAAGATGGGACGCAGGTAA
- the bxdc2 gene encoding ribosome biogenesis protein BRX1 homolog isoform X1: MVQINTDKRCATSSRCPQYHLLSARGLCVRSVCTCVAGCEGNLLVLTRDLSPRPNMSTFKRKRGGQGAQDKKAKKVKFVAGEVETPGEVEQTEINEITVPAPVSLGKWTNKERVLIFSSRGVNFRTRHLMNDLRTIMPHSKADTKMDRKDKLFVVNEVCEIKNCNKCLFFEAKKKQDLYMWISNTPHGPSAKFLVQNIHTLAELKMTGNCLKGSRPLLSFDPKFDKEPHYALLKELFTQTFSTPRYHPKSQPFVDHIFTFTIADNRIWFRNYQIIEEDASIVEIGPRFVLNLIKIFQGSFGGPTLYENPYFKSPNMHRRELRLAAAAKVREKQMVKEMHKMKRTETKEDLNKDVTADVFLTPAEEKPVHIETEAPAPKATKKKKAFKRQRMKMGRR, encoded by the exons ATGGTTCAAATAAATACGGATAAACG ATGCGCCACTTCATCCCGGTGTCCGCAGTACCACCTCCTCTCCGCCAGGGGGCTCTGTGTCCGCTCCGTCTGCACGTGTGTCGCGGGGTGTGAGGGGAACCTTCTGGTGCTAACGCGAGATTTGTCTCCGCGTCCAAACATGTCGACGTTCAAGAGAAAACGTGGAGGACAGGGTGCTCAAGATAAAAAGGcgaaaaaagtcaaatttgtCGCAGGCGAAGTAGAAACACCTGGGGAAGTTGAACAAACGGAGATAAATGAAATCACAGTCCCAGCACCGGTCTCGTTG GGCAAATGGACCAACAAGGAAAGGGTCCTCATTTTCTCCTCGAGAGGGGTCAACTTCAGAACAAGACATCTGATGAACGACCTGAGGACCATCATGCCTCATTCAAAAGCAG ACACCAAAATGGACAGGAAGGACAAGCTGTTTGTTGTTAACGAG GTGTGCGAAAtcaaaaactgcaacaaatgcCTCTTTTTTGAGGCGAAGAAGAAGCAGGACCTCTACATGTG GATATCAAACACCCCCCACGGACCTTCAGCCAAGTTTCTTGTTCAGAACA TTCATACGCTGGCTGAACTCAAAATGACAGGAAACTGCCTGAAAGGATCCAGACCGCTGCTCTCCTTTGACCCC AAATTTGACAAGGAGCCCCACTATGCTTTACTGAAGGAGCTCTTCACCCAG ACTTTTTCCACTCCGCGCTACCACCCCAAGAGTCAGCCTTTCGTGGACCACATCTTCACATTCACCATCGCAGACAACAGGATATGGTTTAGGAACTACCAG ATCATTGAGGAGGACGCCTCTATAGTGGAGATCGGACCTCGCTTTGTCCTCAACCTAATAAAGATCTTTCAGGGGAGCTTCGGAGGGCCGACTCTCTATGAAAACCCGTACTTCAAGTCTCCAAACATG CACCGGAGAGAGCTCCGACTGGCAGCCGCAGCCAAGGTCCGCGAGAAGCAGATGGTGAAGGAGATGCATAAAATGAAGAGGACAGAAACAAAGGAGGACTTGAACAAAGACGTCACGGCCGACGTCTTCCTCACGCCCGCGGAGGAGAAGCCCGTTCACATCGAGACGGAAGCACCTGCGCCCAAAgcgacgaagaagaagaaagctttCAAAAGACAGAGGATGAAGATGGGACGCAGGTAA